Proteins encoded in a region of the Gigantopelta aegis isolate Gae_Host chromosome 13, Gae_host_genome, whole genome shotgun sequence genome:
- the LOC121387646 gene encoding uncharacterized protein LOC121387646 codes for MHSKEHTQPGYKLMFTHVWCLHPRRSTMHLRWIFSSLLVFSVLMSSGVVYYRHINYTWESGLSPDLFGVGVCGEDFMNCTATTETYRTNEHDLLLEYTRRQKNLQDICLTHPAGKLRRIISHDRYKLACCVVPKAGCTFWINVFRFLYNETGEVNVNSPNDIPRLVTHRGPRRKMKFYNMTTAGNFLPYTFRFLFTREPYSRLWSAYVDKFLLPDFWCLEAKRIGDQRWNRRRNRPSGFCKRFCVSDVSFVELLNHIVLSDIDELNEHLSPVSHMCDPCTFRPDVIGTMETFAKDSYYILSQVNLGHLIGDHNTKTYVEHELAMLTEYNFGLFQFPYCGRCMNRADVAKRLWKAFQINGYLPNDAKLPLEHLKNITTDRFLDIAMKTYRERPSSPAQMKRQKKKALIDAYRSVPQNIMDKLKSIYATDFLMFDYDPDPSWLKFKKSKLRT; via the exons CACCATGCATCTACGATGGATTTTCTCGAGTCTTCTCGTCTTTTCCGTGCTCATGTCGTCCGGAGTAGTATACTATCGTCATATCAACTACACGTGGGAGTCTGGTCTATCACCCGACCTGTTTGGGGTGGGTGTCTGTGGTGAAG ATTTTATGAACTGTACAGCGACAACTGAAACCTATCGCACCAATGAACATGATTTACTCCTTGAGTATACTCGACGACAAAAGAACCTTCAGGACATCTGTCTGACACACCCCGCGGGGAAACTCAGAAGAATTATCTCTCACGACAGATACAAACTTGCATGCTGTGTGGTGCCCAAGGCGGGATGTACCTTCTGGATCAACGTCTTCCGCTTCCTGTACAACGAAACGGGGGAAGTGAACGTCAACAGCCCAAATGATATACCCCGTTTGGTAACTCACCGTGGACCGAGGCGAAAGATGAAATTTTACAACATGACAACCGCTGGGAATTTCTTGCCGTACACTTTTCGATTCCTATTTACCAGAGAGCCATATTCTAGGCTGTGGTCGGCTTATGTGGATAAATTTCTTCTTCCTGATTTCTGGTGCCTGGAAGCAAAACGTATAGGGGATCAGAGATGGAATCGGAGACGGAATCGCCCTTCCGGTTTCTGCAAAAGGTTTTGCGTTAGCGATGTCAGCTTTGTGGAACTGTTGAACCATATCGTCTTGAGTGATATCGACGAGCTGAACGAACACCTGAGCCCAGTTAGTCATATGTGTGACCCCTGCACCTTTAGACCGGATGTCATCGGTACCATGGAGACGTTCGCTAAAGACAGTTATTATATTCTGTCCCAAGTCAATTTAGGACACTTGATAGGTGATCACAACACTAAAACATACGTAGAGCACGAACTGGCCATGCTCACAGAATACAACTTTGGATTATTCCAGTTTCCTTATTGTGGTCGATGCATGAATCGCGCTGATGTTGCTAAGAGACTTTGGAAAGCTTTTCAAATAAATGGATATTTACCCAATGACGCAAAGTTACCGCTTGAACATCTGAAGAACATAACCACGGATAGGTTTTTAGACATAGCCATGAAAACGTACAGAGAAAGGCCTAGTTCTCCCGCTCAGATGAAACGTCAGAAGAAGAAGGCCTTAATAGACGCTTATAGGTCGGTGCCGCAAAATATTATGGACAAATTAAAATCCATTTACGCAACAGATTTCCTAATGTTCGACTACGACCCAGATCCATCTTGGTTGAAGTTTAAAAAGTCGAAATTGAGAACGTGA